One part of the Leptolyngbya sp. FACHB-261 genome encodes these proteins:
- a CDS encoding GntR family transcriptional regulator — MVQFHIQADSEIPASTQLFNQISFAIASRQFPPGHRLPSTRDLAMRTGLHRNTISKVYHQLEEQGLVEARAGSGIYVRSQDNTPSPGSTDQRYLLDNPNAYKTVQASLDQLLAQGCTLNQARELFLAEIDWRLRCSAQVLVCAPTSDIGTGDLMAQELQKSLDLPIQLVPLEELVQVLQQKTRAGTVVTSRYFLGSVQKLASPYAVRVFAVDIHDYAPELKRARALPPNSYLGMVCLSSGILRAAEVILHSVRGDDLLVVTANLDDSQKIRAIARSADLIICDPASYETVKTAVADARHDRIRPPEILPAKNYIDERSIELLKRELGF, encoded by the coding sequence ATGGTTCAATTTCATATCCAGGCTGACAGCGAGATACCTGCCTCGACCCAGCTGTTCAATCAAATTTCTTTTGCCATTGCATCACGGCAGTTTCCACCCGGACATCGACTGCCCAGCACTCGTGATCTCGCAATGCGCACGGGCTTGCATCGCAACACCATCAGCAAGGTCTATCATCAGCTCGAAGAGCAAGGCTTGGTCGAAGCGCGCGCTGGCTCAGGCATCTATGTGCGCAGCCAGGACAATACCCCTAGCCCTGGCTCTACTGACCAGCGCTACCTGCTGGATAACCCTAACGCTTACAAGACAGTGCAAGCTAGCCTCGATCAACTGCTGGCGCAAGGGTGCACGCTCAACCAAGCGCGTGAGCTCTTCCTGGCTGAGATTGACTGGCGCCTGCGCTGTAGTGCTCAAGTCTTAGTTTGTGCGCCGACTAGCGATATTGGTACTGGCGATCTCATGGCCCAGGAGCTTCAGAAGTCCCTGGATCTGCCAATCCAGTTGGTGCCCCTCGAAGAGTTAGTCCAAGTCTTGCAGCAGAAAACTCGCGCTGGCACTGTGGTTACCAGCCGTTATTTTCTAGGTTCCGTGCAGAAACTGGCTTCACCCTATGCCGTTCGCGTGTTTGCGGTCGATATCCATGATTACGCCCCCGAGCTCAAACGCGCTCGCGCCCTGCCACCCAACAGCTACCTGGGCATGGTCTGCCTGAGCAGTGGTATCTTGCGCGCTGCTGAAGTGATTCTGCATAGCGTTCGCGGCGATGACCTGCTGGTGGTAACTGCCAACCTGGACGATAGCCAAAAAATCCGGGCTATTGCCCGCAGTGCTGACTTGATTATTTGTGACCCCGCCAGCTATGAAACGGTGAAAACAGCTGTGGCAGATGCGCGCCATGATCGCATCCGTCCACCTGAGATCCTACCTGCCAAGAACTATATCGACGAGCGCTCAATCGAATTACTAAAGCGGGAGCTAGGCTTCTAG
- a CDS encoding class I SAM-dependent methyltransferase family protein, whose amino-acid sequence MTTYPHLPLTTPATASSTSNDVTAPPRHARLGVRQRLLGLGIRALGPLSQGMRIGLRHGFESGSSLDYVYDNQAQGRLGIGKVLDRAYLNQTGWRSIRERKATLKDTLRALVALRSEPLVILDIAAGGGRYLLEFLAECPAAPVQVIAQDLAPAGLERGQARATQLGVTGRVRFQTGDAFSLKNLLSIEPRPQVVIASGLYEIFLDDLLIQTSMNQIFELLTAGDLFIFTNQPHHPQLDDIAALPNRFGQPWQMKLRPTAQMEGWARTAGFEIVSSRPADQAGLFTLTIARKP is encoded by the coding sequence ATGACCACCTATCCCCACCTGCCGCTCACCACGCCTGCTACTGCTAGTAGCACGAGCAATGATGTCACGGCTCCGCCACGTCACGCCCGTCTTGGGGTGCGCCAGCGACTGCTGGGTCTAGGGATTCGCGCCTTGGGTCCCTTAAGTCAGGGGATGCGTATTGGTCTGAGACATGGCTTTGAGTCAGGAAGTTCCCTTGACTACGTGTACGACAACCAGGCGCAAGGTCGGCTGGGCATTGGCAAAGTGCTCGATCGGGCCTATCTCAATCAAACAGGCTGGCGTTCGATCCGCGAGCGCAAAGCAACCTTAAAAGACACATTGCGGGCGCTGGTTGCTTTGCGCTCAGAGCCATTGGTGATTCTGGATATTGCTGCTGGTGGTGGACGCTACCTGTTGGAGTTTTTAGCTGAGTGTCCCGCAGCGCCAGTACAGGTCATCGCTCAAGATCTCGCACCTGCGGGTCTAGAGCGCGGTCAAGCACGCGCTACCCAATTGGGTGTCACAGGGCGAGTACGGTTTCAGACGGGGGACGCGTTCAGCCTCAAAAATCTGCTCAGTATCGAGCCGCGCCCTCAAGTTGTGATCGCCTCTGGCCTGTACGAGATCTTTCTGGATGACCTGCTGATCCAAACCTCGATGAACCAGATTTTCGAGCTTCTGACAGCGGGCGACCTGTTCATCTTTACTAATCAACCCCACCATCCTCAACTCGACGATATTGCTGCACTCCCCAATCGCTTCGGTCAGCCCTGGCAAATGAAGCTGCGCCCTACAGCCCAAATGGAAGGCTGGGCCAGAACTGCCGGATTTGAAATTGTCAGCAGCCGTCCTGCGGACCAAGCGGGCCTGTTCACTCTGACGATTGCTCGCAAGCCATGA
- a CDS encoding CDP-alcohol phosphatidyltransferase family protein — MNGIYALKPAFRNALRPLLKLLWPVHPDVLTWSAIGLSGLLGLALHWGQSWLLAVPLLALLRTVLNALDGLLAVETGKARPAGEVINELGDRVSDLLVLSGLWRWVDPWLWASVTVTVLLVSYIGILGKALGKGRQYSGPLGKADRLLLISIGALLSLYWPQTVVFHWLLLSFLPLGVFTGAFRLWSVLR; from the coding sequence ATGAACGGTATCTATGCGCTCAAACCAGCCTTCCGCAATGCCCTACGCCCACTCCTGAAGCTGCTCTGGCCGGTTCATCCCGATGTTTTGACTTGGTCAGCGATTGGCCTGTCTGGCCTTCTGGGATTGGCTCTGCACTGGGGGCAGAGCTGGCTGCTAGCCGTGCCCCTGTTGGCTCTACTGCGCACCGTGCTTAATGCTCTCGACGGTTTGCTAGCAGTGGAAACTGGCAAAGCCCGACCTGCTGGAGAAGTGATAAACGAGCTGGGCGATCGAGTTTCAGATTTACTGGTTCTGAGTGGCTTGTGGCGCTGGGTTGACCCCTGGTTGTGGGCTAGCGTGACAGTCACCGTACTGTTGGTAAGCTACATCGGCATTTTGGGCAAAGCCTTAGGTAAGGGACGGCAGTATTCTGGTCCCCTGGGCAAGGCGGATCGGCTACTTCTGATCTCGATCGGCGCATTGTTGAGCCTGTACTGGCCGCAAACCGTTGTCTTTCACTGGCTGCTACTGAGCTTTTTGCCTCTGGGTGTTTTTACAGGGGCCTTCCGTCTCTGGAGCGTGCTGCGATGA
- a CDS encoding phosphatidate cytidylyltransferase, with amino-acid sequence MNELSGSWADFTGGFAGSPAGLTLALIAGLILLAGGSIALKEHLSQEIDSGLRARFVSWLWMIPLALVPVGVGGWLWVLAVGLLILAAQREFFKLARPDWNVWPVSLTACGLSLTTASLWPDAFTLLPLVLIVLPLIERLLNQESDNALRDASVTGLGLVLIGWTLAHLIPLRAEGWEGVLVLLLAVVLNDVLAYTGGRLLGQYPLAPRISPNKTWEGFLCGIAASVTVFAALGYLLPQILWQRLLFGLLVGLAAPLGDLSLSLLKRDLAVKDTGSVIPGHGGLLDRLDSLILSAPLFFYLLCWMAG; translated from the coding sequence ATGAACGAGCTGTCTGGGAGTTGGGCTGATTTTACTGGAGGTTTTGCTGGGAGTCCTGCGGGGCTAACGCTGGCGCTAATTGCCGGTTTGATTCTCTTGGCTGGCGGCAGCATTGCCTTAAAGGAACACCTGAGTCAGGAAATTGACTCTGGCTTGCGTGCTCGCTTTGTGAGCTGGCTGTGGATGATACCTCTGGCGCTGGTGCCGGTGGGCGTAGGCGGCTGGCTGTGGGTGTTGGCGGTTGGGCTCCTGATCTTGGCAGCGCAACGGGAGTTCTTCAAGCTGGCTCGGCCGGATTGGAATGTCTGGCCAGTCAGCTTGACGGCCTGTGGCTTGAGCCTAACGACAGCATCATTATGGCCAGATGCCTTCACGCTGCTTCCTCTGGTGCTGATCGTCCTGCCTCTGATTGAGCGTCTGCTGAACCAAGAAAGTGACAACGCCCTACGCGATGCCTCAGTCACAGGGTTAGGACTGGTTCTAATCGGTTGGACCTTGGCCCATTTGATTCCATTGAGGGCGGAAGGCTGGGAGGGCGTCTTAGTCCTTCTGCTGGCAGTCGTTCTCAATGATGTGCTTGCCTACACTGGTGGGCGACTGCTGGGGCAGTACCCTCTGGCCCCCAGGATCAGCCCCAACAAAACATGGGAAGGCTTTCTCTGTGGGATAGCAGCATCGGTCACCGTGTTTGCAGCTCTAGGTTACCTGCTACCACAAATCCTCTGGCAGCGACTGCTGTTCGGTTTGCTCGTTGGATTAGCAGCACCGTTGGGAGACCTAAGTTTGTCACTTCTTAAGCGCGACCTGGCTGTGAAAGATACCGGATCTGTGATTCCTGGACATGGAGGGCTGTTGGATCGACTTGATTCCCTGATCTTGAGCGCTCCACTGTTCTTCTATCTGTTGTGCTGGATGGCAGGCTAG
- a CDS encoding 1-acyl-sn-glycerol-3-phosphate acyltransferase, with the protein MTDFYPPRLDPLFVRLCQSVAPWLGHWQYRMDLQVDQACLDRLNHVRDHRLLLLPNHPTYHDWIAVFLLSARVGEVFHYMAAHERFKGSEGRFLQRMGAYSIKRGLADRTSVAYTMELLMQPACRLVIFPEGGCSFQNDTVMPFRAGAVQIALQAMSKLVKRGEPLPDLYTVPISLKYRYTSDMGQAIHNTLSRLEQALQITPTGSEFYLRLRAVAERVMVSFECDYDLHSVGIEHLSWNQRIPRIKQHVLEACEQKLGLVTAANEPMRERVYKLQHVLEAEAETLGAQDAWTYESIHKAAARLLNFDAIYDGYVAAAPTPERFLDTLVRLEREVFAIGQPVPKGHRKVIIHIGEPINLKDHFQQYQKNKSSTVNAIVQQLQQTVQHNLEVGLKANC; encoded by the coding sequence ATGACCGACTTTTATCCTCCTCGGCTCGATCCTCTCTTCGTGCGTCTCTGCCAGAGTGTCGCACCCTGGTTGGGGCACTGGCAGTACCGCATGGATTTGCAAGTGGATCAGGCTTGTCTGGATCGGCTGAATCATGTGCGCGATCACCGGCTGCTGCTCCTGCCCAATCACCCTACTTATCACGATTGGATTGCAGTCTTTCTGCTCTCAGCACGAGTGGGAGAAGTCTTTCACTATATGGCTGCTCACGAGCGTTTTAAGGGCTCCGAAGGCCGTTTTCTACAACGCATGGGAGCCTACTCGATCAAACGAGGGCTAGCAGATCGCACTAGTGTTGCCTACACGATGGAACTGCTGATGCAGCCTGCCTGTCGTTTAGTGATTTTTCCAGAAGGGGGCTGCTCATTTCAGAACGACACGGTGATGCCATTTCGAGCTGGAGCGGTACAGATCGCCCTGCAAGCTATGAGCAAACTGGTGAAACGGGGCGAACCTCTGCCTGATCTCTATACAGTGCCGATCAGCCTCAAATATCGCTACACCAGTGATATGGGTCAAGCAATTCATAACACACTAAGTCGATTGGAGCAGGCCCTTCAAATTACCCCTACTGGCTCAGAGTTTTACCTGCGCTTACGGGCGGTTGCGGAGCGGGTTATGGTGAGCTTTGAGTGCGATTATGACCTGCATTCTGTCGGTATTGAGCATCTTTCTTGGAACCAGCGGATCCCCCGGATCAAACAGCATGTACTGGAAGCCTGTGAACAAAAACTAGGCCTAGTTACCGCCGCTAACGAACCCATGCGCGAGCGCGTTTATAAACTGCAACATGTCTTAGAAGCAGAGGCCGAAACTCTGGGTGCACAGGATGCCTGGACCTATGAATCCATCCATAAAGCAGCGGCTCGCCTGCTCAATTTCGATGCCATTTATGATGGCTATGTTGCGGCGGCACCGACACCAGAACGTTTCTTAGACACGCTCGTCCGGCTAGAACGGGAGGTGTTTGCCATTGGTCAGCCAGTGCCGAAAGGTCATCGCAAGGTGATCATTCACATTGGCGAACCGATCAATCTCAAAGATCACTTTCAGCAGTATCAAAAAAATAAATCCAGCACGGTCAATGCAATCGTGCAGCAACTCCAGCAGACCGTGCAGCACAATTTAGAGGTTGGTTTAAAGGCCAATTGCTAA
- a CDS encoding TIGR03943 family putative permease subunit, with protein MIWLLRNWDMSGQLAAPGRRSVRLLIWLDVLVLLAWGLALLRFWLMGRLPLFIHPNYIPLVVAAGLLLLVLSGIQGLRTLALVRLQAREMRHTTLLPPQVGSGLLLSVALIALVMTPRPFTSDTALQRGVSDTLSLTRPQPQAFRISVEPSQRTLLDWIRTLNVYPEPDAYTGQAVKVQGFVVYEPNQPNNYLTISRFVITCCAADAYPVGLPVKLAGDRSQYPKDSWFEVTGNMVTESLNQQRQLVIQASAFTPIPEPANPYMY; from the coding sequence ATGATATGGTTGCTACGCAATTGGGACATGTCTGGGCAGTTGGCTGCTCCAGGGAGGCGATCGGTGCGCTTGCTAATTTGGCTGGATGTTCTAGTGCTGCTGGCCTGGGGTTTGGCATTGCTGCGTTTCTGGCTCATGGGTCGGTTACCCCTGTTTATCCACCCGAATTACATCCCTTTGGTGGTCGCGGCAGGATTGCTGCTTTTGGTGTTGAGCGGGATCCAGGGCTTGCGAACTTTGGCTTTAGTGCGCCTCCAAGCCCGGGAGATGCGGCACACAACGCTACTTCCGCCCCAGGTAGGCAGCGGCTTATTACTGAGCGTCGCCTTGATCGCGCTAGTCATGACACCGCGTCCATTCACTAGCGATACAGCCCTGCAACGGGGGGTCAGCGATACACTGAGCTTGACCAGACCTCAGCCACAGGCGTTCCGTATCAGCGTGGAGCCCAGCCAGCGCACCCTGCTCGATTGGATTCGCACTTTGAATGTCTACCCGGAACCTGACGCCTACACTGGACAAGCCGTTAAGGTTCAAGGCTTCGTTGTCTACGAACCGAATCAGCCCAACAATTACTTGACCATTTCTCGATTTGTGATCACCTGTTGCGCTGCCGATGCTTACCCCGTTGGTTTACCAGTCAAGCTAGCAGGTGATCGCAGCCAATACCCGAAGGATTCTTGGTTTGAGGTGACAGGCAACATGGTTACTGAGTCACTCAATCAACAACGGCAATTAGTCATTCAAGCGAGTGCTTTTACTCCCATTCCTGAGCCTGCTAATCCCTATATGTACTAG
- a CDS encoding efflux RND transporter periplasmic adaptor subunit, producing the protein MFLKGKTGQKRVPWLVGLLIVGLLGSGIFAYLSLRKAAPKPDLDTQSAVVATGNLAIEIKANGLVQAIRKVNLSPKEAGRIDQLYVDEGAWVRQGELIARMDSEQAQAQVKQYTALLARSQADLEQKQTGTRPEEIAEARARVAAAEASVAMAQAKLKRAVEELQRNQMLAQAGAISQNSIEEFFSQQQEASASLNAELARLREQQQTLGKLRNGTRSEEIAQAKAEVAQAKAQLQFYQTQLDNTFVRAPFSGLITRRFAQEGDFVTPTTSASSTDGATSASIAELSSGLEVEAKVPEASVARINPGQTVEIRADAHPDASFKGQVRLIAPRAVQENNVTSFRVRVALRTGQKQLKSGMNVRLTFLGEPIRNALLIPLAAVVTQKNSQTGVWVSDGENEATFKPITLGSTSGSQAQVLEGLAKGQRILLSPPPGQLVPGIDTMGP; encoded by the coding sequence ATGTTCCTCAAAGGGAAAACAGGACAAAAACGAGTTCCTTGGCTTGTTGGACTGTTGATTGTAGGACTGTTGGGATCTGGAATTTTTGCCTATTTAAGTTTGCGCAAGGCAGCGCCTAAACCGGATTTGGACACCCAAAGTGCGGTAGTGGCTACTGGTAATCTCGCCATTGAAATCAAAGCCAATGGTTTGGTTCAGGCCATTCGCAAAGTTAATCTCAGCCCCAAGGAAGCAGGCCGGATTGATCAGCTCTATGTTGATGAAGGTGCTTGGGTCAGGCAAGGCGAATTGATCGCTCGTATGGATAGTGAGCAGGCTCAAGCGCAGGTCAAACAGTACACAGCTTTACTGGCCAGATCTCAAGCGGATTTAGAGCAAAAACAAACGGGAACCCGACCCGAAGAAATTGCCGAAGCAAGAGCTAGAGTGGCAGCAGCAGAAGCCAGTGTAGCAATGGCCCAAGCCAAACTAAAACGCGCCGTCGAAGAACTGCAACGCAATCAAATGCTCGCTCAAGCTGGAGCAATTTCTCAAAATTCAATAGAGGAGTTTTTCAGCCAGCAACAGGAGGCTAGTGCCAGTCTCAACGCGGAACTTGCTCGCTTGCGAGAACAACAGCAAACGCTAGGTAAGTTGCGCAATGGCACCCGTTCCGAAGAAATTGCCCAAGCCAAAGCCGAAGTTGCTCAGGCCAAAGCGCAGTTGCAGTTTTATCAAACTCAGCTTGACAATACTTTCGTTCGCGCTCCCTTCTCAGGTTTAATTACCCGACGGTTCGCCCAGGAAGGCGACTTTGTGACCCCAACTACTTCCGCCTCGTCTACAGACGGTGCGACGTCAGCCTCAATCGCTGAGTTGTCCAGTGGTTTGGAAGTGGAAGCCAAAGTTCCAGAAGCCAGCGTTGCTCGTATCAACCCCGGCCAAACCGTTGAAATTCGGGCCGATGCCCATCCAGACGCCAGCTTCAAGGGGCAGGTACGCTTGATCGCACCCCGGGCGGTTCAGGAGAATAACGTGACCTCGTTCCGGGTGCGGGTAGCGCTGCGGACCGGCCAGAAGCAACTCAAATCTGGCATGAATGTGCGGTTGACCTTTCTTGGTGAGCCCATCCGCAATGCGCTGCTGATTCCCCTGGCTGCCGTCGTGACCCAGAAGAATAGTCAGACGGGTGTTTGGGTGTCGGATGGCGAGAATGAAGCCACGTTTAAGCCGATTACCCTGGGTTCAACCAGCGGGAGCCAGGCACAGGTGCTTGAAGGTTTAGCGAAGGGCCAACGAATTTTACTCAGTCCACCACCAGGTCAATTAGTTCCTGGCATCGACACCATGGGGCCATAG
- a CDS encoding ABC transporter permease, producing the protein MDILENVRMAVATLASNKLRSSLTMLGVIIGNASVIALVGIGQGAQNYTLDKINSFGPNRLFIFTGGGDIDGFRVQEQTLVLADAEAIAEQAPAVQAVAPEISSNSVMIYKSRKTNTNIVGTTSEYLYVRNLVVTQGRFLNKSEQQQNAQVVVLGPDLATKLFERENPLGREVQINNLSFQVVGVLEGKGSFLGQNEDEQAYIPITTMADQIAGRRSAYGVPIDLVQVSARDLPSVRAAAFQITNILTQRHGKKDFSVVSNKSFQTLVGQVTGVLSLTLAAIASISLLVGGIGIMNIMLVSVTERTQEIGLRKAIGATQKAILTQFLVEAVILSVTGGLIGTGLGLGGSFLVATFTPLKPSVPISAIVLAVGVSGGIGLFFGVLPARRAAKLDPIVALRSA; encoded by the coding sequence ATGGATATTCTTGAAAATGTCAGAATGGCGGTCGCAACCTTGGCCTCCAATAAATTGCGCAGCAGCCTCACAATGCTAGGCGTGATTATTGGCAATGCTTCAGTCATTGCGCTGGTGGGTATCGGCCAGGGAGCGCAAAATTACACATTAGACAAGATCAATTCCTTCGGTCCCAATCGCCTGTTCATCTTCACGGGTGGTGGAGATATTGACGGCTTCAGGGTTCAAGAACAAACCCTAGTTTTAGCTGATGCTGAAGCAATTGCGGAGCAAGCACCAGCAGTACAGGCAGTGGCACCGGAGATCAGCTCTAACTCAGTGATGATTTACAAAAGTCGGAAGACAAATACGAATATTGTAGGCACAACCTCAGAGTATTTGTATGTACGCAATTTAGTCGTGACGCAAGGGCGTTTTTTGAATAAATCAGAGCAACAACAAAACGCTCAAGTCGTTGTTCTTGGCCCAGACCTAGCGACTAAATTATTTGAGCGCGAAAATCCACTGGGCCGTGAAGTTCAAATTAATAACCTCAGTTTTCAAGTGGTGGGTGTTCTCGAAGGCAAGGGTTCTTTCTTAGGCCAGAACGAAGACGAACAGGCTTATATTCCAATCACCACCATGGCCGATCAGATCGCAGGTCGCCGCTCAGCTTATGGCGTGCCCATTGATCTGGTTCAAGTTTCTGCTCGGGATTTACCCAGCGTTAGAGCAGCTGCCTTTCAAATCACCAATATTTTGACCCAACGGCATGGCAAAAAAGACTTTAGCGTCGTCTCAAACAAATCATTTCAAACCCTGGTTGGCCAAGTCACTGGTGTACTCAGCCTGACCTTGGCTGCCATCGCCAGCATCTCATTGCTCGTGGGTGGCATTGGCATTATGAACATCATGTTAGTTTCGGTCACTGAACGGACTCAAGAGATTGGTTTACGCAAAGCCATCGGTGCCACCCAGAAAGCAATTCTGACTCAGTTTTTGGTTGAGGCAGTAATTTTGTCAGTGACTGGAGGGTTAATTGGCACAGGTCTTGGTCTTGGTGGCTCTTTCCTGGTTGCTACTTTCACTCCCCTGAAGCCCAGTGTGCCAATATCAGCTATCGTCCTAGCAGTAGGGGTCTCCGGCGGTATTGGTCTGTTTTTCGGCGTACTGCCAGCTCGACGGGCGGCTAAGCTCGACCCTATTGTTGCCCTAAGAAGTGCTTAG
- a CDS encoding RtcB family protein, with product MPYEKLNLTAPKPVLSWANHGLGSQETQMAKNVASLPFVFKHLALMPDVHLGKGALVGSVIATQEAIIPAAVGVDIGCGMNALKTPFVAEQLEGKLKKIRLDLEAAVPVGFAENKEIDKAVSNWQGWQQFKDLHDDVQHLAGKASKQLASLGGGNHFLEVCVDTENQVWLMLHSGSRHIGNSLAQSHMRTAKNLAKLTETRLPDADLAYFVAGTPEFAAYWRDLQWAQDYARANREIMMTRFKRIVEKHLAGGKLTKPLLSVNCHHNYAEQEVHFGESVYVTRKGAVRARCEDYGIIPGSMGAKSYIVKGKGNPESYCSCSHGAGRLMSRNKAKDSFTLDDLLAQTAGVECRKDAGVLDEIPAAYKPIEAVMANQADLVEVVATLKQVVCVKG from the coding sequence ATGCCCTACGAGAAACTAAATCTAACTGCTCCTAAACCAGTCCTCTCTTGGGCTAATCACGGCCTTGGTTCTCAAGAGACCCAAATGGCGAAAAACGTCGCCTCCCTGCCGTTTGTATTCAAGCATTTGGCCCTGATGCCAGATGTGCATCTAGGCAAAGGGGCATTGGTCGGATCGGTAATTGCGACCCAAGAAGCAATTATTCCTGCTGCTGTGGGTGTTGATATCGGCTGTGGCATGAATGCGCTTAAAACTCCTTTTGTTGCCGAACAACTGGAAGGAAAACTTAAAAAGATCCGTTTGGATCTTGAAGCTGCAGTTCCGGTTGGTTTTGCTGAAAATAAAGAGATTGACAAAGCCGTTTCTAATTGGCAAGGCTGGCAACAGTTCAAGGATCTACACGACGACGTACAGCACTTAGCTGGTAAAGCGAGCAAGCAGTTGGCCTCTCTTGGTGGCGGCAATCATTTTCTAGAAGTTTGTGTAGATACGGAAAACCAGGTTTGGCTGATGTTGCATTCTGGCTCACGCCACATTGGCAACAGTTTGGCTCAGAGCCATATGCGCACAGCTAAAAACTTGGCAAAGTTAACTGAAACCCGCTTACCTGATGCCGATCTTGCTTACTTTGTTGCAGGAACTCCAGAGTTTGCGGCCTACTGGCGCGACCTGCAATGGGCCCAGGACTATGCACGTGCCAACCGTGAGATTATGATGACTCGCTTCAAGCGAATTGTTGAGAAACATCTTGCTGGTGGCAAGCTTACTAAGCCTCTATTGTCGGTGAATTGTCATCACAATTATGCAGAGCAGGAGGTGCATTTTGGCGAATCGGTTTATGTCACCCGTAAAGGGGCAGTACGAGCCCGCTGCGAAGATTACGGTATCATTCCTGGGTCAATGGGAGCCAAATCTTACATCGTGAAGGGTAAAGGTAATCCGGAGAGTTATTGCTCTTGTAGTCATGGCGCAGGTCGCTTGATGTCACGCAATAAGGCGAAGGACAGTTTTACGCTAGATGATCTCCTGGCTCAAACAGCTGGCGTAGAGTGTCGCAAAGATGCGGGTGTTCTAGATGAAATTCCTGCTGCCTACAAGCCGATTGAAGCAGTGATGGCCAATCAGGCCGATCTGGTTGAGGTTGTGGCGACGCTCAAGCAAGTAGTTTGTGTGAAAGGCTAA
- a CDS encoding alr0857 family protein, translated as MLKFIYTEAGIYLEPLTQGVDEWLSLRQKLAWCVGETIITETSTAAFLLPIHLFEQTSLEAVLQQEVNGAALYVCDEEYVEVSLPGIWISTDFESSEGVFVTRLSARAEALIIQLWQSCHAYAFLEAQ; from the coding sequence ATGTTGAAATTCATTTATACCGAAGCTGGCATCTACCTTGAGCCTCTCACTCAGGGCGTGGATGAGTGGCTGAGCTTGCGTCAGAAGCTAGCTTGGTGTGTCGGCGAAACCATCATTACGGAAACCAGCACCGCTGCATTTTTGCTGCCAATTCATCTGTTTGAACAAACTTCATTGGAGGCTGTTCTACAACAAGAAGTCAATGGAGCAGCACTATACGTTTGTGATGAGGAATATGTTGAAGTGAGCCTGCCAGGAATTTGGATTTCAACTGACTTTGAAAGTAGTGAAGGAGTCTTTGTGACCCGGTTAAGCGCTAGAGCAGAAGCTTTGATTATTCAGCTTTGGCAGTCGTGCCATGCTTACGCCTTTCTAGAAGCGCAATAG
- a CDS encoding DUF2949 domain-containing protein — protein MELSQSHTQLIDFLQTELAVSASSIAMALRRCEQDLGPLPIILWQYGLVSLEQLDKIFEWLEG, from the coding sequence ATGGAATTGAGTCAAAGCCACACGCAATTAATCGACTTTCTACAGACGGAACTAGCAGTGTCCGCCTCCTCTATTGCTATGGCGCTGCGCCGCTGTGAGCAGGATCTAGGACCCTTACCTATTATTCTCTGGCAGTACGGTCTGGTCTCCCTGGAGCAACTCGATAAAATTTTTGAGTGGCTGGAGGGCTAG
- a CDS encoding MerR family transcriptional regulator, with translation MSDRMRIGELAEKAGVTPRTIRYYENLGLMGCEREGKGFRYYSAEHLVRLQKIDNLKKLGLSLEEINEVIHLYFSDPTGFQGKQKLLTILQQHLAETEEKLKALEQFRSELQINIANVQQHLEQIAKAQN, from the coding sequence ATGAGTGATCGTATGCGGATCGGGGAGTTAGCGGAGAAGGCGGGGGTCACTCCACGCACCATTCGCTACTACGAAAACTTAGGGTTGATGGGTTGTGAGCGGGAGGGAAAAGGCTTCCGTTACTACTCAGCAGAACATTTGGTTCGATTACAAAAGATCGACAATCTGAAGAAGCTAGGCCTTAGCCTGGAAGAAATCAACGAAGTCATCCACTTATACTTTTCCGATCCAACTGGCTTTCAGGGCAAGCAAAAGCTGCTGACTATTCTTCAGCAACATCTCGCCGAAACTGAGGAGAAGCTCAAAGCGTTGGAGCAATTCCGATCAGAACTGCAAATCAATATTGCCAATGTCCAACAGCATCTCGAGCAAATCGCTAAAGCTCAGAATTAG